In Capsicum annuum cultivar UCD-10X-F1 chromosome 11, UCD10Xv1.1, whole genome shotgun sequence, one genomic interval encodes:
- the LOC107848386 gene encoding uncharacterized protein LOC107848386, which translates to MSRKRNAIVATGLLVFAAAGLSFPFYMASRSSRSTPVIDSSKALPPQATFRGPYINTGSRDIGPDHQTYTKK; encoded by the exons ATGTCTCGCAAGCGCAATGCTATTGTTGCCACAGGCTTGCTAGTCTTTGCAGCTGCTGGCTTATCCTTTCCGTTTTACATGGC GTCAAGATCATCAAGATCAACTCCAGTCATCGATTCATCAAAGGCGTTGCCACCCCAAGCGACCTTTCGCGGTCCTTACATCAACACAGGATCGCGTGATATTGGACCTGATCACCAAACATACACTAAGAAATAA